Proteins from a genomic interval of Clostridium scatologenes:
- the pflA gene encoding pyruvate formate-lyase-activating protein — translation MILGKMHSFESMGLVDGPGIRTVVFMQGCSLRCAYCHNPDTWNFQGGIEITPEELVKKIIRFKPYFKNGGGVTFSGGEPLMQPDFLIETLKLCKEQGIHTTIDTAGYGVGRYDEILKYTDLVLLDIKHIDDNGYKNLVGQSKKGFDEFLQAVQKANTKLWIRHVVVPGITDSEGHIKKIASIIKSIKNIEKVELLPYHTLGVEKYNKMGIEYKLSHVGSMNKEELDKLYKILNKEMEDR, via the coding sequence ATGATTTTGGGTAAAATGCATTCATTTGAAAGTATGGGATTAGTTGATGGACCAGGAATAAGAACAGTGGTATTTATGCAGGGGTGTTCTCTAAGATGTGCATATTGTCATAATCCTGATACTTGGAATTTTCAAGGAGGAATTGAAATTACACCAGAAGAACTGGTTAAAAAAATTATTAGGTTTAAGCCGTATTTTAAAAATGGTGGAGGAGTTACATTTTCAGGTGGAGAACCCTTAATGCAGCCAGATTTTTTAATAGAAACATTAAAATTATGTAAGGAACAAGGAATTCATACTACAATAGACACTGCGGGATATGGTGTGGGAAGGTATGATGAAATTTTGAAATATACAGATCTAGTATTACTTGATATAAAGCATATAGATGATAATGGATATAAAAATTTAGTAGGTCAAAGTAAAAAAGGTTTTGATGAATTTTTACAGGCAGTTCAGAAAGCTAATACAAAATTGTGGATAAGGCATGTAGTAGTTCCAGGGATAACAGATTCAGAAGGGCATATAAAAAAGATAGCTAGTATAATAAAAAGTATAAAAAATATAGAAAAAGTAGAGCTTCTTCCATATCATACTTTAGGAGTGGAAAAATACAATAAAATGGGAATTGAATATAAATTGTCACATGTAGGTTCTATGAATAAAGAAGAATTAGATAAGTTATATAAAATACTTAACAAGGAAATGGAAGATAGGTAA
- a CDS encoding ABC transporter substrate-binding protein produces MKVLRKLSLLLTAAMITTALAGCGGAQKSSNSDSQEKVSNINISYVKSPLNVPSIIEKRKNLFQDEFSKDNIKVTFPEITEGSKMTEAVASGSLDFCNAIGATSVILGAANGVDIKIIGMYSRAPKAFTIMAKDPNIKSIEDLKGKKVVGPKGTILHQLLLGALKNKNMKAEDVQFINMGIPQGVSALMSGSADAALVAGASVPQAVAKGAHIITTGEGILDATIVIAARKDFLDKHMDIAKRYMNVHNKSIQLMKDNPEETYKLTSEETQISVDQVKEMYNWYDFSPKITDKDIKELEKTQDFLMENGMLKKKVDIKSLIQDISK; encoded by the coding sequence ATGAAAGTGTTAAGAAAATTAAGTTTATTATTGACAGCTGCTATGATTACAACAGCATTAGCAGGTTGTGGTGGAGCTCAAAAAAGTTCTAATAGCGATTCTCAGGAGAAGGTAAGTAACATAAATATTTCTTATGTTAAATCACCTTTAAATGTACCATCCATAATAGAAAAGAGAAAAAATTTATTTCAGGATGAGTTTTCAAAGGATAACATAAAAGTAACATTTCCTGAGATTACAGAAGGTTCAAAGATGACAGAAGCTGTAGCTTCTGGTTCATTGGATTTTTGTAATGCAATTGGAGCTACTTCAGTTATTTTAGGTGCTGCTAATGGTGTTGATATTAAGATAATAGGAATGTACAGCAGAGCACCAAAAGCATTTACAATTATGGCTAAAGATCCAAATATAAAATCCATAGAAGATTTAAAAGGAAAAAAGGTAGTAGGTCCTAAGGGAACAATACTTCATCAATTACTTTTAGGTGCACTTAAAAATAAAAATATGAAGGCTGAAGATGTTCAATTTATAAATATGGGAATACCACAGGGAGTTTCTGCATTAATGTCTGGCAGTGCAGATGCAGCATTAGTTGCAGGAGCATCAGTACCTCAAGCCGTGGCAAAAGGAGCACATATCATTACTACAGGTGAAGGAATATTAGATGCTACTATAGTAATTGCAGCTAGAAAGGATTTCTTGGATAAACATATGGATATAGCTAAAAGATATATGAATGTCCATAATAAAAGTATTCAATTAATGAAAGATAATCCAGAGGAAACTTATAAATTAACTTCAGAAGAAACTCAAATATCTGTTGATCAAGTTAAGGAAATGTACAATTGGTATGATTTTAGTCCTAAGATAACAGATAAGGATATAAAAGAACTGGAAAAAACACAGGATTTTTTAATGGAAAATGGAATGCTTAAAAAGAAAGTTGATATAAAATCATTAATACAGGATATTAGTAAGTAA
- a CDS encoding ABC transporter ATP-binding protein, translating into MAGLKIKKLCKSFDIKDTKFNALNDINLSIEDGSFVTIVGKSGCGKTTLLRIICGLEKQTEGDVSFTYRNENVKEKDSKKRVGIVFQEPRLMPWLTVEQNMAFPLIKNKNRQEVFDIVHKYLNMLGLEKFKEAYPSQISGGMAQRVSLGRTLCYDPEIILMDEPLGALDAFNRSKLQREFINIFLENKKTIVFVTHDVDEAIYLGQKIVVMDKGHIVKEETIDIDYYRDSSSNKFLDIKNSLLKEISS; encoded by the coding sequence ATGGCAGGGCTGAAAATAAAAAAGCTGTGCAAGAGCTTTGATATAAAAGATACTAAGTTTAATGCATTAAATGATATTAATTTATCAATAGAAGATGGAAGTTTTGTTACTATAGTTGGAAAAAGTGGATGTGGTAAAACTACTCTACTTAGAATAATATGTGGACTTGAAAAGCAAACAGAGGGAGATGTAAGCTTTACATATAGAAATGAAAATGTTAAAGAGAAAGATTCTAAAAAGAGAGTTGGTATAGTTTTTCAAGAACCAAGATTGATGCCCTGGCTTACAGTAGAGCAAAATATGGCATTTCCACTTATAAAAAATAAGAATAGGCAGGAAGTTTTTGATATAGTTCATAAATATTTAAATATGCTGGGATTGGAAAAATTTAAAGAAGCTTATCCTTCTCAGATTTCAGGAGGCATGGCTCAAAGAGTATCCTTAGGAAGAACTCTTTGTTATGATCCTGAAATAATTCTCATGGATGAACCATTAGGTGCTCTTGATGCATTCAATAGAAGTAAACTTCAAAGAGAGTTTATAAACATATTTTTAGAAAATAAAAAGACTATAGTTTTTGTCACTCATGATGTGGATGAAGCTATTTACTTAGGACAAAAAATAGTAGTTATGGATAAAGGTCATATAGTAAAGGAAGAAACTATTGATATAGATTATTATAGAGATAGTTCTTCTAATAAATTTTTAGATATAAAAAATAGCTTGCTTAAAGAAATTTCATCTTAA
- a CDS encoding ABC transporter ATP-binding protein yields MDKVCVKNIYMNYHSLKGFTKALMNINFVVEEGEFLSIVGPSGCGKSTLLNIIAGLLKPSFGEIYIDNESLTSFSSKMGYMFQRDQLFEWITVWDNIMLGIKIQHKKVSDYTENINKLLRDYGLWDFRFHYPKELSGGMRQKVALIRTLAVNPEVLLLDEPFSALDYQTRLNISDEIFKIIKKEGKTAIMVTHDISEAISMSNRVIVLSNRPAQIRKIFNIEFSVPHESPLKSREEPEFRIYFNNIWKELNS; encoded by the coding sequence TTGGATAAAGTATGTGTAAAAAATATTTATATGAACTACCATTCCTTAAAAGGTTTTACTAAGGCATTAATGAATATAAATTTTGTTGTAGAGGAAGGGGAATTTTTAAGTATAGTTGGACCTTCTGGTTGTGGTAAATCAACACTTTTAAATATAATAGCAGGATTATTAAAGCCTTCTTTTGGTGAAATTTATATAGATAATGAAAGTTTAACTAGTTTTTCTAGTAAAATGGGTTATATGTTTCAGCGTGATCAATTGTTTGAATGGATTACTGTATGGGATAACATAATGCTAGGCATTAAAATTCAACATAAAAAGGTAAGTGATTATACTGAAAATATAAATAAATTACTTAGAGATTATGGATTGTGGGATTTTAGATTTCATTATCCAAAGGAACTTTCCGGTGGAATGAGGCAAAAGGTAGCACTAATAAGGACCTTAGCTGTAAATCCTGAAGTATTGCTTTTAGATGAACCTTTTTCGGCCTTAGATTATCAAACTAGACTTAATATAAGTGATGAAATATTCAAGATAATAAAAAAGGAAGGTAAAACGGCAATTATGGTAACTCATGACATATCAGAGGCTATATCTATGTCTAATAGAGTTATAGTGTTATCAAATAGGCCTGCACAAATAAGAAAAATATTTAATATAGAATTTTCTGTTCCACACGAATCACCATTGAAATCCAGGGAAGAACCAGAATTCAGAATATATTTTAATAATATATGGAAGGAGTTAAATTCATAA
- the nadA gene encoding quinolinate synthase NadA has protein sequence MKNDLKDKLLKLKKDKGAIILAHYYQRPEIQDIADAVGDSYYLSKIAKDCSEDIIVFCGVKFMAESAKILSPEKTVLLPAFDAGCPMADMANPNDILELKDKHPNAKVVCYINSSAEVKAVSDICCTSSNAVNIINNLQEDEIIFLPDKNLGEYVQQQVKNKKIILWNGFCITHKKVSTEEILKAKKLHPGIKILVHPECEKSVRELADFLGSTGQIINFVNNSTDKKFLICTEEGVLHKIKLKNKDKEFYIPSGGMTCINMKKTYLNNVYESLLNMEYAVELDESIRKKAYKSLINMHELGGK, from the coding sequence ATGAAAAATGATTTAAAAGATAAACTGTTAAAGTTAAAAAAAGATAAAGGGGCAATAATTCTAGCTCATTATTACCAAAGACCTGAAATACAAGATATTGCAGATGCCGTTGGAGATTCTTACTATTTAAGTAAAATTGCAAAAGATTGCAGTGAAGATATAATAGTTTTTTGTGGTGTCAAATTTATGGCTGAAAGTGCAAAAATATTATCACCTGAAAAAACAGTTTTACTACCTGCCTTTGATGCTGGTTGTCCTATGGCTGATATGGCCAATCCTAATGATATTTTAGAATTAAAAGACAAGCATCCTAATGCTAAAGTTGTATGTTATATAAATTCTTCTGCTGAAGTTAAAGCAGTATCAGATATATGCTGCACTTCTTCTAATGCTGTAAATATAATAAATAATTTACAAGAAGATGAAATAATTTTTCTTCCTGATAAAAATTTAGGAGAATACGTTCAACAACAAGTAAAAAACAAAAAAATTATACTTTGGAATGGTTTCTGTATAACTCACAAAAAAGTTTCAACAGAAGAAATTTTAAAAGCTAAAAAACTTCATCCTGGCATAAAAATATTGGTACATCCTGAATGTGAAAAATCTGTGAGAGAACTTGCTGACTTTCTAGGAAGTACAGGTCAAATCATAAACTTTGTAAACAATAGCACTGATAAAAAATTCTTAATTTGCACTGAAGAAGGTGTTCTTCATAAAATTAAGCTTAAAAATAAAGATAAAGAATTTTATATTCCAAGTGGAGGGATGACCTGCATAAATATGAAAAAAACTTATTTAAATAATGTCTACGAAAGTCTATTAAATATGGAATATGCTGTAGAACTTGATGAATCTATAAGAAAAAAAGCTTATAAATCACTTATTAATATGCATGAACTTGGAGGAAAATAA
- a CDS encoding L-aspartate oxidase, with translation MDIYTDILVIGTGVSGLYSALNLREDLKITMISKGKIDQCNTALAQGGISVARGTKDIDLFVNDTLKAGSYKNDINAVKILAEESMENIDDLCKMDFDFDSDNDELSYTREGAHSINRIVHYKDKTGEKLEEILLKQIPSKKNITIFENFTMLDILEKDNVCAGAVCIKDGIQFNIHAKITIMAAGGIGGLFRNSTNQKILTADGVAIALKNNIKVKNLGYIQFHPTAFFNSNEHERKFLISESVRGEGGKLINCNGNRFVDELLPRDVVTKYIYEEERSTHTSNVYLDVTFMEEEFLKSRFPTIYKKCLENGINISKEFIPVSPAQHYFMGGIEVDTFGRTSMKNIFAFGECSCTGVHGANRLASNSLLEALVFSKRGAKKINNDIFKIPMIDVNTPLLDYDKKYYEELNNKIFIDSLVKVRGDIKDELVNC, from the coding sequence ATGGATATTTATACTGATATTTTAGTTATAGGTACTGGGGTTTCAGGACTTTATTCAGCACTAAACTTGAGAGAAGATTTAAAAATAACAATGATTTCAAAGGGTAAAATAGATCAATGTAATACCGCTCTAGCACAAGGTGGTATTTCTGTAGCTAGAGGTACAAAAGATATAGATTTATTTGTAAATGACACCTTAAAAGCAGGTTCTTACAAAAATGATATTAATGCTGTAAAAATACTTGCAGAAGAATCCATGGAGAATATAGATGATCTTTGTAAAATGGATTTTGATTTTGATAGTGATAATGATGAATTGTCTTATACTCGAGAAGGAGCCCATAGCATAAATAGAATAGTACATTATAAAGATAAAACCGGTGAAAAATTAGAAGAAATTCTCTTAAAACAAATTCCATCAAAAAAAAATATAACTATTTTTGAAAATTTCACCATGCTGGACATTTTAGAAAAAGATAATGTTTGTGCAGGTGCTGTATGCATAAAGGACGGTATTCAATTTAATATTCATGCCAAAATTACAATTATGGCTGCTGGAGGTATTGGTGGTTTATTTAGAAATTCCACTAATCAAAAAATATTGACTGCCGATGGGGTTGCCATAGCTTTAAAAAATAATATAAAAGTAAAAAATCTAGGGTATATTCAATTTCATCCTACAGCTTTCTTTAACTCTAATGAACATGAACGAAAATTTTTAATATCAGAATCTGTTAGAGGTGAAGGTGGCAAACTCATAAATTGTAATGGGAATAGATTTGTGGACGAATTACTTCCTAGAGATGTAGTTACTAAATATATATATGAAGAAGAAAGAAGCACCCATACTTCAAACGTATATCTTGATGTAACCTTTATGGAAGAAGAATTTTTGAAAAGCAGATTTCCAACTATATATAAAAAGTGTTTAGAAAATGGAATAAATATATCTAAAGAATTTATCCCTGTTTCTCCAGCCCAACACTATTTTATGGGCGGTATAGAAGTAGACACCTTTGGAAGAACTTCTATGAAAAATATTTTTGCCTTTGGAGAATGTAGCTGTACTGGTGTTCATGGAGCTAACAGACTTGCAAGTAATTCTTTACTGGAAGCATTAGTTTTTTCAAAGCGAGGTGCAAAAAAAATAAATAATGATATTTTTAAAATTCCTATGATTGATGTTAATACACCTTTATTAGATTATGATAAAAAATACTATGAAGAATTAAATAATAAAATATTTATAGATTCTTTAGTTAAGGTGAGAGGAGATATAAAAGATGAATTGGTTAATTGCTGA
- a CDS encoding ABC transporter permease — translation MKKFKGLLIPLVIIFIWCIGSKLHIFNDYIIPSPLTVFNTTLELIKSGILIKSLGVSFSRVFIGFFITFVIAFPMAIILGMKKELLPYLEPFLEFMRHVPPIAVIPMLILWFGIGETSKLAVIFLATFFPIFSNTLNGVTNYDEKLLEVGEIFGFTSTDKFFRIILPQAIPSVMTGVQLGLGYSWRALMGAELIAASSGIGYMIMDAEQLSRPDIILVGIFSIGILGYLVDYIFIKITSKFVHSYGREVDYGRAENKKAVQEL, via the coding sequence ATGAAAAAATTTAAGGGATTACTCATACCGTTAGTTATTATATTTATATGGTGTATTGGTTCTAAACTTCACATATTTAATGATTATATAATACCTAGTCCATTAACTGTATTTAATACTACTTTGGAATTAATTAAGAGTGGCATACTCATAAAAAGCTTAGGGGTAAGCTTTAGCAGAGTTTTTATAGGATTTTTTATAACTTTTGTAATAGCATTTCCAATGGCTATTATTTTAGGAATGAAGAAAGAACTTTTGCCTTATTTAGAGCCTTTTTTAGAATTCATGAGACATGTACCACCTATTGCAGTTATTCCTATGTTAATACTGTGGTTTGGGATAGGAGAAACTTCAAAATTAGCAGTCATATTCCTTGCTACTTTTTTTCCTATATTTTCAAATACTTTAAATGGAGTCACCAACTATGATGAAAAACTTTTAGAAGTAGGTGAAATTTTTGGATTTACAAGTACAGACAAGTTTTTTAGAATAATTTTACCTCAAGCAATTCCTTCGGTGATGACAGGTGTTCAATTAGGGTTAGGTTATAGTTGGAGAGCACTTATGGGCGCAGAGCTTATAGCTGCTTCGTCTGGAATAGGATATATGATAATGGATGCAGAGCAATTATCTAGACCAGACATAATACTAGTTGGAATTTTTTCTATAGGGATTTTAGGTTATTTAGTTGACTATATATTCATTAAGATAACTAGTAAGTTTGTACATTCTTATGGAAGAGAGGTGGATTATGGCAGGGCTGAAAATAAAAAAGCTGTGCAAGAGCTTTGA
- a CDS encoding ABC transporter permease gives MIDEVKEHSLYISNVEKRKRKIVFTRLLILILIFILWEVLGDLKIMDPFLTSTPSRMWKSLLKLYSEGALFNNIGITCIETILGFLLSTILGTLIAILLWWSDFVCKVLDPYIVVLNALPKIALAPIIIFWVGNGIKAIVVVTLLIAIVVTIISVLNGFKEVDTDKIKLLRTFGASKLQILIHLIIPSSVPTLVSALKINVGLSWVGVIMGEFLVAKEGLGFLIIYGGQISQLDTVMLSVIILSVLAYVMYEGVEFVEKRLILKR, from the coding sequence ATGATAGATGAAGTAAAAGAACATTCCTTATATATTAGTAATGTTGAAAAAAGAAAAAGAAAAATAGTATTTACTAGGCTTTTAATTTTGATATTAATTTTTATATTATGGGAAGTATTAGGTGATTTGAAGATAATGGATCCATTTTTAACTAGCACTCCATCAAGAATGTGGAAAAGTTTATTAAAATTATATTCGGAAGGTGCTTTATTTAATAACATAGGAATTACATGCATAGAAACCATATTGGGATTTTTATTAAGCACTATTCTTGGTACTTTAATTGCTATACTTTTATGGTGGTCGGATTTTGTATGTAAGGTTTTAGATCCATATATTGTAGTGCTTAATGCATTGCCTAAAATAGCACTTGCTCCTATTATAATATTTTGGGTTGGAAATGGAATTAAGGCAATAGTAGTTGTAACTTTACTTATAGCTATAGTAGTTACAATAATATCTGTATTGAATGGATTTAAAGAGGTTGATACGGATAAAATCAAACTTCTCAGAACATTTGGTGCGTCTAAGCTTCAAATATTGATACATCTCATAATTCCAAGTTCAGTACCTACTTTAGTTTCTGCTCTTAAAATAAATGTGGGGCTTTCCTGGGTAGGAGTTATAATGGGTGAATTTTTAGTAGCAAAAGAAGGACTTGGTTTCTTGATAATATATGGAGGTCAGATATCTCAATTAGATACAGTTATGCTAAGTGTGATAATATTATCTGTTTTGGCTTATGTAATGTATGAAGGTGTTGAATTTGTAGAAAAAAGACTTATATTGAAACGTTAA
- the pflB gene encoding formate C-acetyltransferase: MVMKQWQGFKSGIWTEEIDVREFIQKNYTAYEGDKSFLEAATEKTNKLWKEAEELIIEEIKKGIIDVETNEISGINNFKPGYLDKENEVIVGFQTDAPLKRIMNPFGGMRMVEQSLEEYGFKMNENIENYFSKYRKTHNQGVFDAYTEATRKARTVGLLTGLPDAYGRGRIIGDYRRIALYGIDFLTAQKKKDLNELVGPTTDELIRLREEVSMQIRALGEIKAMAASYGIDISKPASNAVEAAQFLYFGYLAGVKENNGAAMSIGRNTTFLDIYIERDLKNGILTEAEAQEIIDQLVIKLRMVRHLRTPEYNDLFAGDPNWVTESIGGIGINGKSLVTKTAYRFLHTLTNLGPAPEPNMTVLWSEKLPQNFKNYCSEMSIKTDSLQYENDDIMRPIYGDDYGIACCVSAMEIGKRMQFFGARANLAKSLLYAINGGYDEKKKSKDGSLIKVVPGIEKMEDEVLDFNKVLNNYNKVMEYVAELYVDTMNTIHYMHDKYAYEAGQMALHDTAVKRFMAFGIAGLSVAADSLSAIKYAKVKPIRNEDGITVDFEIEGSFPKYGNDDDRVDDLAVQVVKKFSNELKKHKTYRDAEHSLSVLTITSNVVYGKKTGTTPDGRKAGEPLAPGANPMHGRDENGALASLNSVAKIPYRTYCQDGVSNTFSIIPDALGKDEESRIVNLSNMMDGYFTQGAFHLNVNVLNRETLVDAMENPEKYPTLTIRVSGYAVHFNRLTREQQMEVINRTFHEKM; encoded by the coding sequence ATGGTTATGAAACAATGGCAAGGATTTAAATCAGGTATATGGACAGAGGAAATAGACGTAAGAGAATTCATACAAAAAAACTATACAGCATATGAAGGAGATAAAAGTTTTTTAGAAGCAGCAACAGAAAAAACTAATAAGCTTTGGAAAGAAGCAGAAGAGTTAATTATAGAAGAAATCAAAAAAGGAATTATAGATGTTGAAACTAATGAAATTTCAGGTATAAATAATTTTAAACCTGGTTACTTGGACAAGGAAAATGAAGTTATAGTAGGATTTCAAACAGATGCACCACTAAAGAGAATAATGAATCCTTTTGGTGGAATGAGAATGGTAGAACAGTCCTTAGAAGAATATGGCTTTAAGATGAATGAGAATATAGAAAATTATTTTAGTAAATATAGAAAGACTCATAATCAAGGAGTATTTGATGCTTATACAGAAGCTACAAGAAAAGCAAGAACAGTGGGACTTCTTACAGGCCTTCCAGATGCTTATGGAAGAGGAAGAATAATAGGAGATTACAGAAGAATAGCTCTTTATGGAATAGATTTTTTAACAGCACAGAAGAAAAAAGATTTAAATGAGTTAGTAGGACCAACTACAGATGAACTTATAAGACTTAGAGAAGAAGTATCAATGCAAATTAGAGCTTTAGGCGAAATAAAGGCTATGGCAGCATCCTACGGAATAGATATATCAAAGCCAGCATCAAATGCTGTAGAGGCAGCTCAATTCTTATACTTTGGATATTTGGCAGGAGTAAAAGAAAATAATGGAGCAGCAATGTCCATAGGAAGAAATACTACATTCTTAGATATATATATAGAAAGAGATTTGAAAAATGGGATTTTAACAGAAGCAGAAGCACAAGAGATAATAGATCAGCTTGTTATAAAATTAAGGATGGTAAGACATTTAAGAACACCAGAGTATAATGATTTATTTGCAGGAGATCCTAACTGGGTAACAGAATCCATAGGTGGAATTGGAATAAATGGTAAATCATTAGTCACAAAGACAGCTTATAGATTTTTACACACATTAACTAATTTAGGACCAGCCCCAGAACCAAATATGACAGTTTTATGGTCAGAAAAGCTTCCACAAAACTTCAAAAATTATTGTTCTGAAATGTCCATAAAAACAGACTCTTTGCAGTATGAAAATGATGATATAATGAGACCGATATATGGAGATGATTATGGTATAGCTTGCTGTGTATCTGCTATGGAAATAGGAAAGAGAATGCAGTTCTTTGGAGCAAGAGCAAATCTTGCAAAATCATTACTCTATGCAATAAATGGAGGATATGACGAAAAGAAAAAATCTAAAGATGGAAGTTTGATTAAAGTTGTACCAGGTATAGAAAAGATGGAAGATGAAGTTCTTGATTTCAATAAGGTACTTAATAATTATAACAAAGTTATGGAATATGTAGCTGAATTATATGTGGATACAATGAACACTATTCACTACATGCATGATAAATATGCTTATGAAGCAGGGCAGATGGCTCTTCATGATACAGCTGTTAAAAGATTTATGGCTTTTGGAATAGCAGGCTTGTCAGTAGCAGCAGATTCATTAAGTGCTATAAAATATGCAAAGGTTAAACCAATAAGAAATGAAGATGGAATAACTGTGGACTTTGAAATAGAAGGAAGCTTCCCTAAGTATGGAAATGATGATGATAGAGTTGATGATTTAGCAGTACAGGTAGTTAAGAAATTTTCAAATGAGCTTAAAAAACATAAAACTTATAGAGATGCAGAACATTCATTATCGGTGTTAACAATAACATCAAATGTGGTATATGGAAAGAAAACAGGAACAACACCAGATGGAAGAAAAGCAGGAGAGCCACTAGCACCAGGAGCAAATCCAATGCATGGAAGAGATGAAAATGGAGCATTAGCATCACTTAATTCAGTGGCAAAAATACCATATAGAACTTACTGTCAGGATGGAGTATCCAACACGTTTTCTATAATACCAGATGCACTTGGAAAAGATGAAGAAAGCAGAATAGTAAATCTTTCAAACATGATGGATGGATATTTTACGCAAGGAGCATTTCATTTGAATGTAAATGTGTTAAACAGAGAAACCTTGGTAGATGCTATGGAAAATCCGGAAAAGTATCCAACACTTACAATAAGAGTATCAGGATATGCTGTTCATTTTAACAGATTAACTAGAGAGCAGCAAATGGAAGTTATAAATAGAACTTTCCATGAAAAAATGTAA
- a CDS encoding tryptophan transporter, which produces MNLKRLITNSLLLAIGAVLHQITPPLVLGMKPDFSLAMLFIIMILNEDYKSCISAGLIAGILAAATTGFPGGQIPNVIDKLITANVMFLFLKPIRKALNNQIKIIITTAIGTLISGTAFLTLASIMVGLPTSFRVLFLSVVLPAIVINTVAGSVLFNAINVALKRRATT; this is translated from the coding sequence ATGAATTTAAAGAGATTGATTACAAATTCACTACTTTTAGCTATAGGTGCAGTATTGCATCAGATTACCCCTCCATTAGTACTTGGAATGAAGCCAGATTTTTCACTAGCTATGCTATTTATAATAATGATACTAAATGAGGATTATAAATCTTGTATAAGTGCAGGACTTATAGCAGGTATATTGGCAGCTGCAACTACGGGATTTCCAGGTGGACAAATACCAAATGTAATAGACAAATTGATAACTGCTAATGTAATGTTTTTATTCTTAAAACCTATTAGAAAAGCTTTGAATAATCAAATAAAAATAATTATAACTACGGCTATAGGAACACTTATAAGTGGTACAGCATTTTTGACATTAGCTTCAATTATGGTTGGACTTCCAACTAGCTTTCGCGTATTATTTTTATCAGTAGTACTTCCAGCCATAGTTATAAATACTGTTGCAGGTTCAGTTCTATTTAATGCTATTAATGTAGCGCTTAAAAGAAGAGCAACAACTTAA
- the nadC gene encoding carboxylating nicotinate-nucleotide diphosphorylase, whose product MNWLIADEIIRNALNEDISYGDITTDSIIKNYKKAKVDLIAKEDGIICGLEIFKRVFNVLGNTEVKFFVKDGDSVFKGKKFGEISGDVRILLTGERVALNFLQRMSGIATLTRKFVYELENTKIKLLDTRKTTPNLRIFEKYSVTIGGSCNHRFGLNDGVLIKDNHIAAAGNIKNAVNMVKSNAPFVRKIEVEVESLEQLIEALDAKADIIMLDNMDIPTMESAIKIINGKCEIEVSGNVDLESIKNLSKLNINYISTGALTHSFKVLDLSMKNLTY is encoded by the coding sequence ATGAATTGGTTAATTGCTGATGAAATAATTAGAAATGCACTTAATGAAGACATTTCCTATGGAGATATAACCACAGATTCTATTATTAAAAATTATAAAAAAGCTAAAGTAGATTTAATAGCAAAAGAAGATGGAATAATATGTGGTTTAGAAATTTTTAAAAGAGTTTTCAATGTTCTTGGAAATACTGAAGTTAAATTCTTTGTGAAAGATGGTGATTCTGTTTTTAAAGGAAAGAAATTTGGAGAAATTTCCGGAGATGTACGAATTCTTCTTACTGGTGAAAGAGTTGCTTTAAACTTTCTCCAAAGAATGAGTGGAATCGCAACTCTTACAAGAAAGTTTGTATATGAACTTGAAAATACTAAAATTAAACTTTTAGATACACGAAAAACTACCCCTAATTTGAGAATATTTGAAAAGTATTCTGTAACCATTGGTGGAAGCTGTAATCATAGATTTGGACTTAATGATGGTGTTCTCATAAAGGATAACCATATAGCAGCTGCTGGAAACATAAAAAATGCAGTTAACATGGTAAAATCCAATGCTCCTTTTGTTAGAAAAATAGAAGTAGAAGTAGAAAGTTTAGAACAGTTGATTGAAGCTTTAGATGCTAAGGCTGACATAATAATGCTAGACAATATGGACATTCCTACAATGGAATCTGCTATAAAAATAATAAATGGCAAATGTGAAATAGAAGTTTCTGGAAATGTGGATTTGGAAAGTATTAAAAATTTATCCAAACTAAATATAAATTATATATCAACAGGTGCTTTAACACACTCATTTAAGGTTTTAGATTTAAGCATGAAGAATCTAACATATTAA